In one Stenotrophomonas maltophilia genomic region, the following are encoded:
- the gmk gene encoding guanylate kinase has translation MSAPSTPSATIARGTLYIVAAPSGAGKSSIVNATLARDPQIALSISFTSRAMRPGEVNGEHYHFVTAEKFEQMIAAGDFFEHAWVHGDWKGTARQSVEPQLAAGQDVLLEIDWQGAQQVRQLVPGTVTVFILPPSKQALQDRMRKRGQDSEAVIAQRLGAARDEMLHFNEFDYVIVNEVFDTAVDELCAIFTASRLRREAQKVRHAGLIQALLTPDPGATD, from the coding sequence ATGAGCGCCCCGTCCACCCCGTCGGCCACCATCGCGCGCGGCACGCTGTACATCGTTGCCGCCCCTTCAGGCGCCGGCAAGAGCAGCATCGTCAACGCGACGCTGGCCCGCGACCCGCAGATCGCCCTGTCGATCTCCTTCACTTCGCGGGCCATGCGGCCGGGTGAAGTGAACGGTGAGCACTATCACTTCGTCACCGCAGAGAAGTTCGAGCAGATGATTGCTGCGGGCGACTTCTTCGAGCATGCATGGGTGCACGGAGACTGGAAGGGCACGGCGCGGCAGTCGGTGGAACCGCAGCTGGCGGCCGGCCAGGATGTGCTGCTGGAGATCGACTGGCAGGGCGCGCAGCAGGTCCGGCAGCTGGTACCGGGCACGGTCACCGTGTTCATCCTGCCGCCGTCCAAGCAGGCCCTGCAGGACCGCATGCGCAAGCGTGGGCAGGACAGCGAGGCGGTGATCGCCCAGCGCCTGGGCGCCGCCCGCGACGAGATGCTGCACTTCAATGAGTTCGACTACGTCATCGTCAACGAGGTGTTCGACACCGCCGTGGACGAGCTGTGCGCGATCTTCACCGCCAGCCGCCTGCGCCGCGAGGCCCAGAAGGTCCGCCACGCCGGGCTGATCCAGGCCCTGTTGACCCCTGATCCGGGCGCAACTGACTGA
- the rpoZ gene encoding DNA-directed RNA polymerase subunit omega — protein sequence MARITVEDCLEVVNNRFELVMMASKRARQLANGVQATLDNSETEDKPTVLALREIAARKIDNALIDEVEKAERERAEREALEWAAAEVVADEDMSKNDD from the coding sequence ATGGCCCGCATCACCGTAGAAGATTGCCTGGAAGTCGTTAACAACCGTTTCGAGCTGGTCATGATGGCCTCCAAGCGTGCCCGCCAGCTCGCCAATGGCGTGCAGGCCACGCTGGACAACAGCGAGACCGAGGACAAGCCGACCGTGCTGGCGCTGCGCGAGATCGCTGCCCGCAAGATCGACAACGCGCTGATCGACGAAGTCGAGAAGGCCGAGCGTGAGCGCGCCGAGCGCGAAGCGCTGGAGTGGGCCGCCGCGGAAGTGGTCGCCGATGAAGACATGTCCAAGAACGACGATTGA